A window of the Henckelia pumila isolate YLH828 chromosome 3, ASM3356847v2, whole genome shotgun sequence genome harbors these coding sequences:
- the LOC140891043 gene encoding (DL)-glycerol-3-phosphatase 2-like: MANPGGADDTPSTKPSITHVIFDMDSLLLDTEKFYTEVQEIILSRYNKTFDWSLQAKLMGKKAIEAARIFVEETGISDSLSAEDFLVEREEMLQHMFPSSELMPGASRLILHLHAKGIPICVATGSHRRHFQLKTQRHGELFSLMHHIVLGDDPEVKQGKPSPDAFLAAAKRFEGGPIDPTNILVFEDAPSGVLAAKNAGMSVVMVPDPRLDRSFHETADQVLSSLLDFNPSDWGLPPFDSVAS; the protein is encoded by the exons ATGGCGAATCCAGGCGGAGCAGACGATACTCCTTCAACCAAGCCTTCGATCACTCATGTCATCTTCGATATGGACAGCCTTTTACTCG ATACAGAGAAGTTCTACACTGAAGTCCAGGAAATTATCCTGTCTAGATACAACAAGACGTTTGATTGGTCACTCCAGGCTAAATTGATGGGCAAGAAGGCAATAGAGGCAGCTCGAATTTTTGTTGAAGAGACTGGAATTAGCGATTCACTCTCTGCCGAAGATTTTCTTGTCGAAAGAGAGGAAATGCTGCAACATATGTTCCCGTCAAGTGAACTCATGCCAg GAGCCAGTCGTTTGATTTTGCACCTCCATGCAAAAGGAATACCAATTTGTGTTGCAACTGG TTCGCACAGGAGGCATTTCCAATTGAAAACACAAAGACACGGTGAACTTTTTTCATTAATGCATCATATTGTTCTTGGTGATGATCCTGAAGTTAAACAGGGGAAACCATCACCAGATGCGTTCCTTGCAGCGGCTAAAAGATTCGAG GGAGGACCGATTGATCCAACCAATATTCTTGTTTTCGAAGATGCACCATCCGGCGTCCTTGCAGCCAAGAATGCTGGCAT GTCAGTGGTGATGGTTCCGGATCCAAGGTTGGATAGGTCATTTCATGAAACTGCTGATCAAGTTCTAAGCTCCCTGTTGGACTTTAATCCCAGCGATTGGGGACTGCCGCCATTCGACAGTGTAGCTAGTTGA
- the LOC140888456 gene encoding uncharacterized protein: MGRATEWRKWRGWEMGHPHPRIDLIGSGTNNSNIRRSRPRRFHNLARNFSNLQGHNRHVLSDPKTCPHCKALLFHGESSQLCCRNGRTQLDPITSPIELQELFVMENEEGRHFRQYIRAYNHVFSFTSIGVNLDESLTTGSNGIYTFRAQGTIYHSIGSLLPPENDRPRYMQMYIVDTDNEIDNRLLENQQLRRELLIKIQMILDQYNPFVQVFRQIGQRRDIPNCKLVIKQQKSNQRQYCQPTASQVAAVIVDNEYPENLCGRDIIVEGINGRLMNIQDIVGYYDPLQYPLLLPHGTYGWDINSRNIHETKLTCLDFYSYRLQIRTNCSAILLRGGRLLQQYVVDNYVKIETQRLRWIRTNQNNIRSELYQGLQDCLDGGENNAGNVGRRIVLPSSFTGSPRDMYQRYQDAMALVQTYGKPDLFITMTCNPNWIEIKEQLLPGQSPQDRSDLITRVFRAKFEEFKKDIVERGVLGKVLSYSYVIEYQKRGLPHVHMLLIFEHVDKLHNPDDFDSVISAEIPTKINEPNLYDAVIRHMIHGPCGLLNPQSPCMRDGICKKKFPKSFASFTTRGNDSYPIYRRCEGTYDLISDNGQMMVDNGWVVPYNPFLLLKFDCHINVEVCGGVKCVKYIYKYIHKGPDRVALELRNGQNCDEIQQYVDGRWICAPEALWRIFSFEFSRMYPSVFRLQVHLPNQQSIRFRSDQHVSDVIGDDDNSKTMLTEFFTMNKDLELTGKYLYREFTEFYRWIQSQRKWVRRMGRNKVVGRIYVVSPSEGERFYLRILLNHVRGPTSFEELMTVNGVIYTTFKEAAEIRGLLQHDDYVRHCMQESCSVKMPSSLRRLFVSILVFCQPTRVRELWDEYHPYMSEDYGRSNSSNNFFITNKLLLELRRLLHQHKMKLNDFDLPMISVEFLDDSPLLRIIEDELSIQISEEDLRSVQCLNSQQRVAFETIVQSIMCNHPKLFFIDGPGGSGKTFLYRSILAYLRKKGKIIIAVATSGIAAILLPGGRTAHSRFKIPLKPTIETLCNIEKQKDLADLIRRSSGIVWDEAPMANRYAFESVNKTFQDIMENMLPFGGKTVVFGGDFRQVLPVVKRGSVQEQIAASISRSTFWNCVDVIHLHQNMRSEEDVEFSQLLLRIGDGLQHSINGNFIKLPDSMVIPWEGDHSICQLIDVVFPNMIEYINDANYMVSRAIITPKNADVDKINEILISKFPGQKMEYVSWDFVEDDNNNLFQEEFLNSLSPSGLPPHRIVLKVGCPVMLLRNVAPELGLCNGTSHGQLYVALSRGVSQHSTKILVKDGKLHNRSGIYTKNIVYKDVLLRTNG; this comes from the exons GAATTGATCTTATTGGTAGTGGGACTAATAATAGCAACATTCGACGCTCACGTCCAAGACGATTTCATAATCTAGCTAGAAATTTCAGTAATTTACAAGGACACAATCGACACGTGTTGTCTGATCCAAAAACTTGCCCACACTGTAAAGCTTTGTTGTTTCACGGGGAATCATCTCAGTTGTGTTGCAGAAATGGACGCACACAATTGGATCCAATAACATCACCAATTGAGCTACAAGAACTATTTGTTATGGAAAATGAAGAAGGCAGACACTTTAGGCAGTACATAAGGGCATACAATCATGTTTTCTCTTTCACTTCTATTGGAGTTAACTTAGATGAATCACTCACAACAGGTTCAAATGGGATTTATACATTTCGTGCCCAAGGTACAATATATCACTCGATTGGAAGTCTACTGCCACCTGAAAATGATCGGCCTAGATACATGCAAATGTATATTGTAGATACTGATAATGAGATAGATAACAGACTTCTAGAAAATCAACAATTGCGAAGAGAATTGTTGATAAAGATACAAATGATACTTGATCAATATAACCCCTTTGTGCAAGTCTTCCGACAAATTGGTCAGCGTCGGGATATACCTAACTGCAAACTGGTAATTAAGCAGCAGAAATCAAATCAACGTCAATATTGCCAACCAACCGCATCTCAAGTTGCAGCAGTTATTGTAGACAATGAATATCCAGAAAACTTATGTGGTAGAGATATCATAGTCGAAGGTATTAATGGACGCCTTATGAACATTCAAGATATTGTTGGCTATTATGATCCTTTACAGTATCCTCTACTTCTACCACATGGAACATATGGTTGGGACATAAATAGTCGCAATATTCACGAAACAAAACTAACATGTTTAGACTTTTATTCCTACCGTTTACAG ATACGAACAAATTGTTCAGCAATATTACTTCGGGGAGGTCGTCTGCTACAACAATATGTGGTTGATAATTATGTAAAGATCGAAACACAAAGGCTGAGATGGATTCGTACAAACCAGAATAATATTCGATCAGAACTTTACCAAGGTCTACAAGATTGTTTAGATGGCGGTGAAAATAATGCAG GAAACGTTGGTCGTAGAATAGTGCTTCCATCATCTTTCACTGGGAGCCCACGTGATATGTACCAACGATATCAAGATGCAATGGCGTTGGTCCAAACATATGGAAAGCCAGATTTATTTATTACAATGACGTGTAATCCAAATTGGATTGAAATAAAAGAGCAATTACTACCTGGCCAGTCACCTCAAGATCGTTCGGATTTGATAACCAGAGTATTCAGAGCAAAATTTGAGGAATTCAAGAAAGATATTGTGGAGAGAGGGGTTTTGGGAAAAGTTCTTTCTTACTCATACGTCATCGAATATCAAAAGAGGGGACTGCCTCATGTTCATATGTTGCTTATATTTGAACATGTTGACAAGCTGCATAATCCAGATGATTTTGATTCAGTTATTTCTGctgaaattccaacaaaaataAATGAACCGAATCTGTATGATGCAGTTATTCGTCATATGATACATGGACCATGTGGATTACTTAACCCTCAAAGTCCATGTATGCGAGATGGTATTTGCAAGAAGAAATTCCCCAAATCATTTGCATCATTTACTACTCGAGGAAATGATTCATATCCTATATATCGAAGATGTGAAGGCACATATGATCTTATTAGTGACAATGGTCAGATGATGGTTGACAATGGTTGGGTTGTACCATATAATCCATTTCTTCTACTAAAATTTGATTGTCATATAAATGTTGAAGTATGTGGTGGGGTAAAATGTgtcaaatatatttataaatatatacacaaaGGACCTGATAGAGTGGCATTAGAATTGCGCAATGGACAAAATTGTGATGAAATACAACAGTATGTGGATGGAAGGTGGATTTGTGCACCCGAGGCATTATGGAGAATCTTCTCATTTGAATTCAGTCGAATGTACCCTTCGGTTTTTAGATTACAAGTACACTTACCAAATCAACAATCGATTAGGTTCAGATCAGATCAACATGTAAGTGATGTAATTGGAGATGATGATAACTCTAAAACCATGCTGACAGAATTTTTCACAATGAACAAAGATCTTGAATTGACTGGAAAGTATTTGTATAGAGAATTTACAGAATTTTACAGATGGATACAATCTCAGAGAAAATGGGTTCGACGAATGGGTAGAAACAAAGTTGTTGGGAGGATATATGTCGTGTCCCCATCTGAAGGTGAAAGGTTCTATTTGCGAATCCTTTTAAATCATGTCCGAGGGCCTACATCTTTTGAAGAACTCATGACTGTCAATGGGGTAATTTATACAACATTTAAAGAGGCAGCTGAAATTCGAGGACTTCTTCAACATGATGATTATGTTCGTCATTGTATGCAAGAATCATGTTCTGTAAAAATGCCATCCTCATTAAGAAGATTATTTGTGTCCATATTGGTTTTTTGTCAACCAACACGAGTTCGAGAACTCTGGGATGAATATCACCCCTATATGTCTGAAGATTATGGTAGATCAAATTCttctaataattttttcatCACAAACAAATTGTTGCTTGAGTTGCGAAGATTGTTGCATCAGCACAAAATGAAACTCAATGATTTTGATTTACCTATGATAAGTGTTGAGTTTTTGGATGATTCACCACTCCTAAGAATAATTGAGGATGAGCTTTCTATTCAAATTTCTGAAGAAGATTTGAGATCCGTACAATGTTTAAATTCTCAACAAAGGGTGGCATTTGAAACAATTGTTCAAAGTATTATGTGCAATCATCCAaaacttttttttattgatGGCCCAGGCGGAAGTGGAAAAACTTTCTTATACCGCTCAATTTTAGCATATTTaagaaagaaaggaaaaatCATAATTGCAGTAGCAACTTCTGGAATAGCTGCAATTTTATTGCCTGGGGGTAGGACAGCACATTCACGTTTCAAAATTCCACTGAAGCCAACAATAGAAACACTATGCAACATTGAAAAACAAAAAGATCTCGCGGATTTGATCAGACGATCGTCGGGTATAGTGTGGGATGAAGCTCCGATGGCTAATCGTTATGCTTTTGAATCTGTGAACAAAACTTTTCAAGATATTATGGAAAACATGTTGCCATTTGGTGGGAAAACTGTAGTTTTCGGTGGAGATTTTCGACAAGTATTACCTGTTGTGAAAAGAGGATCGGTACAAGAACAAATTGCTGCAAGTATTTCAAGGTCAACATTCTGGAACTGTGTGGATGTAATTCATCTTCATCAAAATATGAGATCTGAAGAAGATGTTGAGTTCTCTCAATTACTACTACGCATAGGTGATGGTTTGCAACATTCTATAAATGgtaatttcataaaattaccAGACTCGATGGTCATACCATGGGAAGGTGACCATTCAATTTGTCAATTGATTGATGTTGTTTTTCCAAATATGATTGAATATATTAATGATGCAAACTATATGGTTAGTAGAGCCATAATTACTCCAAAAAATGCCGATGTTGATAAAATTAATGAGATActtatttcaaaatttcctGGACAAAAAATGGAATATGTATCCTGGGATTTCGTGGAAGATGACAACAACAATCTTTTTCAAGAAGAGTTCTTAAACTCTCTTAGTCCAAGCGGTTTACCACCACACAGAATTGTATTAAAAGTAGGTTGTCCTGTTATGCTCTTGAGAAATGTGGCACCTGAACTTGGTCTGTGCAATGGAACAAG TCATGGTCAACTTTACGTGGCGCTTTCAAGAGGAGTTTCGCAGCattcaacaaaaattttggTCAAAGATGGAAAACTGCATAACAGATCTGGCATTTACAcaaaaaacattgtttacaaagACGTGCTACTTCGTACTAATGGATGA